The genomic interval GAATGCAACCACAACTTCAAAAAAGAATTCCCATCTCATCATCTTAATCACCAAAAAGTTTGTGGGGGCACTCTATTTTGTTCTAtacttttaaaaactattttatttcagCTGGGTAAACATGACCAAATACTCAACAAACAAGGCTCATGGCATTGACTTCTTTTGGCAATTTGCAACTTGTTTTCACAACTTGCACATTGAGAGACATCAATTTCCAGTTCAATGCAGCCAAAATACATCCCTTTTTGTTTACTTACTTATGTGGCCCCATAGATTCTAATCACACTCCAGTTTTAGTAACAGTAAtgcaaagaaaggaaaaaagagaacAACACAGAATATAGCAAGTTGATGCAGCAAGAATAGTAATTAACTGTCAAGTGGCTTTTCTGTGACACATAAGGAcgttttataattataagaatCAATTCACCAAGTCCCTTTCAATTGCAAAGTTCAAAGCTAAAACAGAACTTGCTCCTAGTTTTGCTCTTGTTTACAGACTTACAGTAAATGCAACAAGTGATGTTGACTGATTTCCTTTTATGTACAAAGCAAGAAGGGTAGATTCAAGATTAGTTCTTCCTTCATGAATTGGGCCAAATTTTTATTGAGATGAAATCTATGCATGTGTTATTGCTATTATGATAAGAATCATATTTGAATACATGACTGCATTCAAAGCATCTAAACCCCCTACAACTAGCCCAATTCAAGTGGATTGTCTATGTGTATTCTTGTTCTAGTTACAATTCAACCAAAAACGATTTACATAGGCATTGTTCTGTCATAGAAAACAAATACCAGAAAGTACTTACATGAAAGATATTCATTCTAATCAATTCATATGCATAATTAAGTGAATAAGTTAAGTGAGATATGCTAAAAATGTTTCCATCCAAAGAGTAAATTTAACATAAGATCAAACAGTTTCAACCTTGTAATTTCTAAGTTTATCTAATTAGGATCTTCAGTCATTATGACTGATAGCAGTGATGAGATAAGATATTTTCTGCTGAAAAAAAGCAGCAGATAAGTCATAAAAGATATCTATATCCCACTGGTTTATCAACCGTTCAACTTGAAGTTTACTCAAGATAATGAGGAGTGGGTATTGGCACATACTTACATCAAAAGGAATATAGAAGTCTTCTGGCCCAATTTAGATTccataataaatcaaaataaaactatgatatttttttatcttgacaTTAGTCCAAAAAGATCTATTATCTTTATTAACGACTGATCTCTGTTGAAATACCAAGTTCACCACACTTAACATATTCTTTCATCTGCggaatttaaaaaatgagatttcatttgacaaaaaaaataataatccaGTTCCATTCatgttaatgataaaaaaatcgATTAAGTTTCATTCGAAGCAATATGTCACGAATACATCCCTCTCTTCAAAACATTCTCAATTATCTATTTTTAgcttaaatttataacaaaacacaaaattaaaattgagacTTGGCCaatttgttttaaagttaaGCATAACTTAAATTAGTgaaatgattttgaattaataaaCAGCTGAAATTTGCTTTTCCATTGAAAGGCGGGATAATTGATTTTCAACAACCTAGGAAATAGATTGCCAGCATTTCACATTTAGTAACCCTTTCTTAGCAGAAGGCATCATTTAGTTGGGCAAACTATAGTAATCTACTAATATTCTATAGCATGAGAAGATTATAATTGCAGGAATCAGCTTTAATTTGTGTATGGGTACAAGACTAACTGATAATGATATTTGCCCCCTATGACTAGGTTAGTAGCATTGCACATTTCTATCAAATTCATTCACCACGTTTAATTGATGACCGACAATCCAATTATGTCAGCTCAGCAGTATTTTCAAGGTGACAATAAGTCTTGAATCTTCTGCTATGAACATgatgaaaacaatgaatttTGTTCTTTGAAAGTGCTTACATTATTGGACCTACTATAGTACTCAACAATACAGTCTTTGTATAACAActccaaatatatttttccattAGGAGCCATCAAATGATAcatgattattacaaaaaagGGCACCctagaagaagaggaaaattcTTGATTTTTATGTGTAAACTATTCACTTCATTCTGTCCTCAAGGCTTTGATCCAATCAAGTTCAACTCTGAAATCACCTGGTCCAGATCTAGCACCTGGGACACCACCCTCAGCATTGACAGACAAAGACATGCCCAAAATACGCGATGGATTCATTTCCAATTCTGCATCTATAACATTCCCTCTCCAAGTAGGTAAATACCGAGCTAGAGGAATCTGGTCAATCAATGAATTTAATATGCATGTGATACCCATCATTTGTGTTGATATAGAAAATCAACCAGGCACAAACAACACAAAGAAACTCTTATGTCAATAGGCAATGCCCACTAATTAGATTACATGATGTCATTGCACTTGGATAAAGAGCATGAGTGATACGTGTTTAGTATATTGACAAATTTTACGTGGGCCGCAGAAGATCTACACAACCCTCCTTTATCGGGGCATGAGACTGATTATGAAGCCATAGATAGAGCTTAACCATGTACAAAACCTAGCAAAACTCTCATATGTTGACATATTGTCCACCCAACTTCAAATGATAAGATCAGTGCACATCAAGACCTACTTTGCTCACCAACAAATAACAATGTTGATATTTGATACTTTTATGAATAGCAACCATGACAGTTGATGAGCAGCACAGAAATTATAATGTTAAGCATAAGATCCACAGAAACAATCAACATTTCTTATGTACAAAAGTTCTTTCCTGAAACTACAAATATGATGATACCACTAGAAAATTGTatagaaaattttgataatCACTTACATGAATAAAAATCTATACTTTATCTAATTATTGTGATATTCACATCTTTATTGGTATTGAGtttaaaaagaatagaaaagaagAACTTGCGAATACAGTTAAAAGTTGAAATCCTGTGAACTCTCCAACATTTACACGAGTCTGATACGGTTATGACACAAACAACTATTATTTTGAAGTGTTTACACTTCCTTGGCAGCCTCCTGTAATATATAAGAAGCTTTCCAACTTACAAATTCCATGATCCAGTGTTGATGCTCTAGAGATTTATAATCAAAGCAAAATAATTAGTGTACTGTTATGCTTTGATTCCAGGAATTGTATTCCTAATTACACCTAGACCTTTTATAAACATTGCAGCAGTAAGGCTTCTCAGGAAGTAGATGGAAAGCTACAAAACTAATGTGCTGATGTGCAAAACTTTTCGTTGCATCTGATTTGAGTAGTCCAAGTCCTTATTTTCCCAAAGAGAAACCTATAATTTTCGCCACTTAATTTGGCACAACTATTAAAATAGTGTATGGAAGGAGAAATGGTCATAAGTTGTAAGCAACAGAATACACATCACTCAAAGATAAGTTATCTGAGCAGACGTCCTACAAACGCGAAGGCTTTAACAACACAGTGAAAACCTGGTCAATCATAAGTATGTTGTAAGCAGTGAGAAGCAAATAGAACTTACCTTTGTAATGTACCAGTTGCCTTCAGGCACATAAACAAAAGCTTGCCATGAGTTATCTTCCATCTGTCCAGGTGAATTGACCCAATTCTCCGTGTAGATCTGCATAAAAATCATCAAAGGCAGAATACTCATAACATCACCCcagaaatgaaatttataagCCCTCAACCTCTAGATTTCCTAGGATAACATAATTGGCAACGAAAAAGGGCACTCACAGTAGATATATAACATCTTCCATCTCCTTTAAGTTTCATAGCAATGGTATCATATGAATCCAAATCAATAAAACCATCAAACTGCAGACACAAAGAATTGTGTAagaataacatttaatataGAATTTCTCTTCCACACACTGTTAGCGTAAAGATTTTTCCACATTCAACTGATCAGAAATACTCTTggatactatttttaaaatagtacaAAACTGAACAATCTTATTACACTTCAAAGATGACAATCTCGACGATAGAATGGTTGCCAAAAACCCTTTACAAGTTACATTGCAAGTGCATTCTAATTAGTTTTTTTGgtacagaaaaaataaataaaataagcacAAATAATCACACTAACAGAATCCAATATGGTtgtttttgaagaaataaaCCTTTTTAGAGCGCATTCCACAGAAGCCACTCCGAGTGATGTTCCATTTAGTGCCCTCAGAGACATCCAAAGAGAGGTTCCCGGAGAAGATTCCAGAAGTTACTCCATTCTCCGACTCAGTTATCTGCAGAGACGCAGAGGACAAACCTGGGtaacaaaaacatttaaaaccCCCCAAAAACTGAAACGacgaaagaataaaaaagaaaaatgcaaacTTCACAATAATCAATTGAGTAGTGGCACGAAACGATGCACCCCACCTCCAAACTCGGAATCAGAATACAAATGCCACTTGCTTAACTCTTTCTTGGAATTGAAGCTGAAGATGGGTCTCTCCGGTGGTGGCATCAAATCATCAAGATTACCGGATAAAGCTTTTGTTCCAATGCAGAAAAAGagttagagagagaaaatattttgaatgaaaGAGAACAGATTGAagattgagaagaaaaagaacctCTCTTGGTAGCATCAACCGAAGCTTGTATCAGTCTTCGCAATCTCGACATCTCTCCCTCTGTTTGTCACTGCGGCCACCACCAACAGTGACGACAGCTCCAGCAAGCAGGCTTATCAGTAAACGGGCCTTTTCTTTTTTGGGCTTCTTCATCATTAGGCCCAACTTTACAGCCTAAAATATTGGGTCTGTAAGTGTAATTTTAGGACAGATTATAATGTTGTCCCATTTGTCTCTATCTTTTTCTTAAGATTTTAGTTcagacagaaaaaaaataagtaatttcgGTTTCGTTCTAGTtaggtatttttttattttatatttgattaactAAATAATTTCTTGATGGTacccaaaatgaaaaaaaagttgtatagTTTAAATggatgaaaagataaaataaacatatacattatttaaaattattaatgaaaaagagtTGCTTACTAAGAAATGAGATATGATTGAATTCTAATTAAgatttcattaattataagttcatctcaaaacttataaatagaggttaaaaataaaaagatgaatgattgtatttattttgaatttaaaattttattgtgattGTGTTTTTCACATATATATACTTAGACCCTTATGGGAATTTTGACTAAAACCTTAAAtgaaatagataatttttttaataaaataatatcaatattaaatgattaaattatataagagaAGAATTAAAGAAGATCACCCTCTGGTTGTTCTATTCTGTTTAGGTCAATGGCACGAAAgaaatgaatattttctttatctttacaGTTCTGAAACCACTAGCACTAAAAGAATGTGACAGATGCTAACagataaactaaaaacaaataaataaagcaGTTAGATACCTACATTTTAACTACCTCTATTCCCTCTTAATTGTTGTAAAGAGAAACATCAACCGATAACTCAAAGCATGCACCTTTAGTGCTCgtcaaaaaccaaaaaacatGCATCTTTTGTGACATGTTATAATTTCGTATGCAGTTATTTTTCATGTCTTAAAAATAAGGTTTTGAGAGGAACCTGGCATTAGTTGCTACCTTTAGGGACCTATGAAACATGGGAGGGTTAGTAGTACTGATATGCATAGTTGTTTCATGGATATTCATACATAGATGGAGTCAAAGAAACAAGAAAGGTCCAAAAACTTGGCCCTTTTTTGGAGCTGCTATTGAACAATTGATGAACTATGACAGAATGCATGATTGGCTAGTCAATTATTTGTCCAAATCAAAAACTGTTGTGGTTCCTATGCCTTTCACAACTTATACTTACATTGCTGACCCTAATAATGTAGAACATGTACTCAAGACCAACTTCAATAATTATCCTAAGGTAATCTACATCAAATGTTTGAGTCATACATGGTAAATCTCTTAACTCTTACAATAATGtcttaaaaatcatattaagaATGCTCTTTTGTAGTTCAACTGTGTAAAAGGATTTTACTGTAACAGTTTACAAGTTTGAACTTCTTTATCTGCATAATGAAAGTTTTTTGATGGAAAAGTTTATGGTTTTGATTGCAGGGTGAAGTGTACCATTCATATATGGAAGTGCTTCTTGGAGATGGGATATTTAATGTTGATGGTGAGACTTGGAAGAAGCAAAGGAAAACTGCAAGCTTAGAGTTTGCATCCAGAAATTTAAGGGAATTTAGCACGAAAGTTTTCAAGGAATATGCCTTGAAACTTTCTGCTATTCTCAGTCAAGCATCTATCCTTAACCAAGAAATAGACATGCAGGTTCTGCAACCATTCTCCatgttcttaattttgttttcaaagtaGGAAATTTTGCAGTTGATGATGGTTGAAATTATAATTACCAGGAACTGTTGATGAGAATGACTTTGGACTCCATATGTAAGGTTGGATTTGGAGTGGAAATTGGAACACTGTCTCCCAATTTGCCAAAGAACAGTTTTGCTGATGCATTTGACACTGCAAATATCATAGTAACACTTCGTTTCATTGATCCACTttggaagattaaaaaaatgctAAGTATAGGATCTGAAGCACAACTTGATAAGAGTATCAAAGTTGTTGATGATTTCACCTACTCAGTAATTCGGAAAAGGAAGGCAGAGATAGAAGATGTCAGAAAAAGTGGGCAACAAAATCAGGTATTTTTATATCCTAACCACATAGTAAACATCAAACATACATTGATTCATGGCCTATGTTAAAAAATACAGATGAAGCATGATATATTATCAAGATTCATAGAACTAGGAGAAAGCAATGCAACGGACAAGAGTTTGAGAGATATTGTGTTGAACTTTGTGATTGCTGGTCGAGACACAACTGCAACAACCCTGTCATGGGCCATCTACATGGTAATGACACATGCTCATGTTGCTGACAAACTTTACCAGGAGCTGAAACTTTTTGAGGAGCATCATGCAAAAGAAGAGAACATTTCCTTGCCTCAATGTGACAAAAAGGACTCAGAATCATTCAATCAAAGAGTAGAACAATTTTCAAGGCTTTTGAATAAAGATTCACTAGAGAGATTGCACTATCTGCATGCTGTGATAACAGAGACCTTAAGATTGTATCCAGCAGTTCCTCAGGTGTGCATTTTCCTACATTGATTTAGTTCTAGTTATGAAAATTCCATAAAATGTGAGGTAACTTTTCAATTATTGCTCACAAAACAAATTGCTTTTAAGCATGTGAGTTGGTTTAAGATAATACCTCACTTAAAATGtgctttttctcaattttctgaaGCCAATCCTAGAAGTGATTAACACAATTTTCGATCTAAAATCTTAAGACAAtgagtttatgaattttattctttataagaTATCCaaccttttcatttttatacatTTCCACATTTGAATTCTTGACAATTTattaacaaacaaaacacattttcttcttggttttatcataagcaaaacaCTTTCATGTACTTTTAAAGAGAGATTCACTTCACTAAGGTTGTTGCTTTAAATGTACTACTTTTTACTCTATGAACAAGTTTTGTAAACATGTGTTGAATTGTAGGATCCTAAGGGCATATTAAAGGATGATGTATTGCCAGATGGAACCAAAGTAAAGGCAGGGGGAATGGTAACATATGTTCCATACTCTATGGGAAGGATGGAATATAATTGGGGTTCTGATGCAGCTTCATTTGTCCCTGAGAGATGGTTCAAAGATGGTGTTCTAAAAAATGAGTCTCCATTCAAATTCACTGCTTTTCAGGTACTTTGATCTCCTCAGAACTCTGTAATATGATGTGATAACAATCCAAAGTTGgtgtttcattattttccttTGCACCTATTATAGGCAGGTCCTAGGATATGCCTTGGCAAGGACTC from Vigna radiata var. radiata cultivar VC1973A chromosome 9, Vradiata_ver6, whole genome shotgun sequence carries:
- the LOC106773611 gene encoding probable complex I intermediate-associated protein 30 → MSRLRRLIQASVDATKRALSGNLDDLMPPPERPIFSFNSKKELSKWHLYSDSEFGGLSSASLQITESENGVTSGIFSGNLSLDVSEGTKWNITRSGFCGMRSKKFDGFIDLDSYDTIAMKLKGDGRCYISTIYTENWVNSPGQMEDNSWQAFVYVPEGNWYITKIPLARYLPTWRGNVIDAELEMNPSRILGMSLSVNAEGGVPGARSGPGDFRVELDWIKALRTE
- the LOC106773103 gene encoding cytochrome P450 704B1, translated to MGGLVVLICIVVSWIFIHRWSQRNKKGPKTWPFFGAAIEQLMNYDRMHDWLVNYLSKSKTVVVPMPFTTYTYIADPNNVEHVLKTNFNNYPKGEVYHSYMEVLLGDGIFNVDGETWKKQRKTASLEFASRNLREFSTKVFKEYALKLSAILSQASILNQEIDMQELLMRMTLDSICKVGFGVEIGTLSPNLPKNSFADAFDTANIIVTLRFIDPLWKIKKMLSIGSEAQLDKSIKVVDDFTYSVIRKRKAEIEDVRKSGQQNQMKHDILSRFIELGESNATDKSLRDIVLNFVIAGRDTTATTLSWAIYMVMTHAHVADKLYQELKLFEEHHAKEENISLPQCDKKDSESFNQRVEQFSRLLNKDSLERLHYLHAVITETLRLYPAVPQDPKGILKDDVLPDGTKVKAGGMVTYVPYSMGRMEYNWGSDAASFVPERWFKDGVLKNESPFKFTAFQAGPRICLGKDSAYLQMRMVLAILCRFYKFNLVPGHTVKYRMMTILSMAHGLKVTIHKRC